A window of Candidatus Krumholzibacteriia bacterium contains these coding sequences:
- a CDS encoding LptE family protein: MRRTVERALGVLGVLVLVAGCGVYSTKPGRLREGLETIAVPIFENRTTEPGIEIQLTDTITEELIRDRTLRIVDENEADSLLLGTIRRFRFGEAFFGADRAAEEYTVEIAVEVTIVDRAGGEPIVGPRTIRGEGNYFIDEGPEGEAEARDQASEQIVEGILGLVVEEW; the protein is encoded by the coding sequence GTGCGAAGGACGGTGGAACGAGCCCTGGGGGTACTGGGCGTCCTGGTGCTGGTCGCCGGCTGCGGTGTGTACAGCACCAAGCCCGGGCGTCTACGCGAGGGTCTCGAGACCATCGCGGTCCCGATCTTCGAGAACCGGACCACCGAGCCGGGAATCGAGATCCAGCTCACCGACACCATCACCGAAGAGCTGATCCGCGACCGGACCCTCCGGATCGTGGACGAGAACGAAGCCGACTCGCTGCTGCTCGGGACCATCCGGCGGTTCCGCTTCGGCGAGGCCTTCTTCGGGGCCGACCGTGCGGCCGAGGAGTACACGGTGGAGATCGCGGTGGAGGTGACGATCGTCGATCGGGCCGGAGGTGAACCCATCGTCGGCCCTCGGACGATCCGGGGCGAGGGCAACTACTTCATCGACGAAGGCCCCGAGGGCGAGGCCGAGGCCCGGGACCAGGCCTCCGAACAGATCGTCGAGGGCATCCTCGGTCTGGTCGTCGAGGAATGGTGA